In one Candidatus Nomurabacteria bacterium genomic region, the following are encoded:
- a CDS encoding F0F1 ATP synthase subunit A codes for MLNIQLPSEVLFNIGPLPVTNSMLATTAITLFVAIFAVWFRYTLKIVPRRAQTTMEVVHGFWIKQATAAFGSEELAKKMLPMFFTLFILLTLANQFALIPLAGSVFFGSVPAFRTPTSDLSHTIALAIAVIAFAHIVAFTAHPLQHLGNYIKIKPLLQVRSLKDFGNALIEVFLGLMDIIGEIAKVLSLSGRLFGNIFAGDVMVVVIASLAAATYYFVPIPFIFLSLFSGFVQAAVFTMLSMLFIAGTAGTALQERASK; via the coding sequence ATGTTAAATATCCAACTCCCCTCCGAAGTCCTCTTCAATATCGGACCTCTGCCTGTCACAAATAGCATGCTAGCAACAACTGCGATTACGCTTTTTGTGGCTATTTTTGCTGTTTGGTTTCGTTATACGTTAAAGATTGTGCCACGTCGTGCACAAACGACGATGGAAGTTGTTCATGGGTTTTGGATCAAACAAGCCACGGCGGCTTTTGGCTCAGAAGAGCTCGCAAAAAAGATGCTCCCGATGTTCTTTACCTTGTTTATTTTGCTAACATTAGCCAATCAATTTGCTTTAATCCCTCTTGCTGGATCTGTGTTCTTCGGTAGCGTGCCAGCTTTTAGAACGCCAACCTCAGATCTTTCTCATACGATTGCCCTTGCGATTGCGGTAATTGCTTTTGCACATATCGTAGCTTTTACCGCACATCCTCTACAGCATCTCGGAAATTACATTAAAATAAAACCCCTTTTGCAAGTTCGCTCGCTAAAGGACTTTGGTAATGCCTTGATTGAGGTCTTTTTAGGTCTTATGGACATTATTGGCGAGATCGCCAAGGTCCTTTCGCTCTCTGGTCGTCTCTTTGGAAATATTTTTGCCGGGGATGTGATGGTGGTTGTTATTGCTTCTTTGGCTGCGGCAACCTATTATTTTGTGCCAATTCCTTTCATTTTTCTTAGTCTTTTCTCTGGTTTTGTTCAGGCCGCGGTGTTCACCATGCTCTCGATGCTCTTCATTGCCGGTACCGCTGGAACAGCGCTACAAGAGAGGGCGAGTAAATAG
- the atpG gene encoding ATP synthase F1 subunit gamma — translation MASLIEVRKKIQSVQNTKKITQAMQLVAASRMKGFQRKALSSRAYATDLLQLLQSRQEALSESPYGEDRKEGKTLFVLLSSDKGLCGALNAKLFRAFLQSPAWKATPRDQQLVITIGRKAAEAARNEGIQVIEAFEGIKETFEPLVALELVKSIMAYWDDKSCKAIHLIAPEYVNPFVFNTTVKQYLPFTDEMLKSHALPQQDAVSTRDHLYEPSQERVIEALTLQVIQSLMTQSFFELKASEYSSRMVAMKNATESAGEQVRSLTTVYNKARQASITQQLAELAGAISAMEQSTL, via the coding sequence ATGGCATCGCTCATCGAAGTCCGTAAAAAAATCCAATCGGTACAAAATACCAAGAAGATCACACAAGCCATGCAATTGGTTGCCGCCAGTCGCATGAAAGGATTTCAGCGTAAAGCTCTGAGCTCTCGTGCCTATGCCACCGACTTGCTGCAACTCCTTCAATCAAGACAAGAAGCGCTAAGCGAAAGTCCTTACGGAGAAGATCGTAAAGAAGGTAAGACGCTTTTTGTCTTACTCTCATCCGACAAAGGCCTTTGTGGGGCATTAAATGCAAAGCTTTTTCGCGCCTTTCTCCAAAGCCCAGCTTGGAAGGCAACACCTCGCGATCAACAACTTGTTATCACGATCGGTCGCAAAGCGGCAGAAGCTGCACGTAATGAAGGCATTCAAGTTATCGAAGCCTTTGAAGGTATTAAAGAAACCTTTGAACCGCTCGTTGCCCTAGAACTTGTGAAGAGCATCATGGCTTACTGGGATGACAAAAGCTGTAAGGCTATTCACCTCATTGCTCCAGAGTATGTTAATCCGTTTGTCTTCAATACAACGGTTAAACAATATCTCCCCTTTACTGATGAGATGCTCAAAAGCCACGCTCTTCCTCAACAAGACGCCGTCTCTACACGGGATCATCTCTACGAGCCTTCACAAGAACGTGTTATCGAAGCCCTAACGTTACAAGTGATTCAGTCACTCATGACCCAATCATTTTTCGAACTAAAGGCCAGTGAATATTCAAGTCGTATGGTTGCCATGAAAAATGCAACTGAATCGGCCGGTGAACAAGTTCGATCGCTTACCACCGTTTACAATAAAGCGCGCCAAGCCTCTATCACTCAGCAACTTGCTGAGCTCGCTGGAGCCATTAGCGCCATGGAACAATCCACACTATGA
- a CDS encoding AtpZ/AtpI family protein, which translates to MKIFTWRQRVWVILTNLVMIGVFAGIGYWLDVKFDKKPLFLILGVLTSFPLGQWILIKILKSEHTNGR; encoded by the coding sequence ATGAAGATTTTTACGTGGCGCCAAAGAGTCTGGGTCATTTTGACAAATCTCGTCATGATTGGCGTATTTGCCGGCATTGGCTATTGGCTTGATGTAAAGTTCGACAAGAAACCCCTCTTTTTGATTCTTGGTGTTCTTACCTCATTTCCATTAGGACAGTGGATCTTGATTAAAATCCTCAAAAGCGAGCATACTAACGGCCGATAA
- a CDS encoding alpha/beta fold hydrolase gives MTYKTSLLEAPFKDGLIRGTITERTPPTPSFTKEGAEHKLKTLVCVHGFEWPASIDQKFRVLAEELPKHGYRVIRFDYRGNGLSDGKFRDTRIATMLEDLSLVLDHVAPDENVEIASYSIGTAITSLYWKNNPSRIGKIIFFGAAFDHASISRFVTLKRALLTLPFVRFTPRALS, from the coding sequence ATGACGTATAAAACATCTTTACTTGAGGCGCCATTTAAAGACGGATTGATTCGCGGCACCATTACTGAACGAACTCCCCCTACCCCCTCTTTTACTAAAGAGGGGGCTGAACACAAATTAAAGACACTCGTTTGCGTTCATGGGTTTGAGTGGCCGGCAAGCATTGATCAAAAATTTCGTGTCCTTGCCGAAGAATTACCGAAGCACGGTTATCGCGTGATTCGTTTTGATTATCGCGGCAATGGATTATCTGACGGAAAGTTTCGTGACACACGTATTGCAACCATGCTCGAAGATCTTTCTTTGGTTCTCGATCATGTTGCACCAGACGAAAATGTTGAGATCGCAAGTTACAGCATCGGTACAGCCATCACATCGTTGTACTGGAAAAATAATCCATCACGTATCGGAAAGATTATTTTCTTTGGTGCAGCTTTTGATCATGCGAGCATCAGTCGTTTTGTAACGCTGAAACGCGCGCTGCTTACTCTCCCTTTCGTTCGATTCACCCCGCGCGCTCTCTCGTAG
- a CDS encoding HD domain-containing protein, with amino-acid sequence MQTIQEGIQLIATEVAKLQAVSGWTGSPRALLVGGYVRDMLLEVETDDADIEIYGLEPQRLEELLQRLFVGRVHLVGRQFGVFHIPCSNGTLDVAIPRRESKIAAGHRGFEVTGDPTMSFEDAARRRDFTMNAIFQDPLTKKLIDPYNGQEAIRLRQLRVVNTQTFIEDPLRLYRAAQFVARFGLDIEGETLELLKTMNKNGSLDELPSERITDELKKLLLSDKPSLGFEMLKTTGVIDRYHPELAKLKETPQEPEWHPEGDVWIHTMMVIDQAALLSTRDNLTPSQKLQCVLGALCHDLGKALTTAPQEKDGIIRMRSLGHEKAGVEPTRTLLSRFTFGEDVNLFCEYVAHYHLQPTALFREWEKGNLSEGGYENAVRKFLKKILPYDWKIFLLCCEADYRGRTLPDIENDPFEIGKKFYDTVQTFNLDAAAKTLLVTGEELIQLGVQPGKHLGNLLRTVENERDSGRIKTKEEALAFLQQEGLL; translated from the coding sequence ATGCAAACGATTCAAGAAGGAATTCAGCTTATTGCAACCGAAGTAGCAAAACTTCAGGCCGTATCAGGATGGACAGGATCGCCTCGAGCGCTGCTTGTGGGTGGCTATGTTCGTGACATGCTCCTTGAAGTAGAGACAGATGATGCCGATATCGAGATCTATGGCCTAGAACCTCAAAGACTAGAAGAACTCTTGCAACGATTATTTGTTGGGCGTGTACACCTTGTTGGTCGTCAATTTGGTGTATTTCATATCCCCTGCTCAAACGGAACTCTTGATGTTGCTATACCGAGACGCGAATCAAAAATCGCTGCCGGTCATCGTGGTTTTGAAGTTACGGGTGACCCGACCATGTCTTTTGAAGACGCGGCGCGTCGTCGTGATTTTACGATGAATGCTATTTTCCAGGATCCTCTTACAAAAAAGCTCATCGACCCTTATAACGGGCAAGAGGCTATTCGCTTGCGACAGCTACGCGTCGTAAATACGCAGACCTTTATCGAGGATCCATTGCGCCTTTATCGTGCGGCTCAATTTGTTGCGCGTTTCGGTCTAGATATCGAAGGCGAGACCCTCGAATTACTAAAAACCATGAATAAAAATGGTAGTTTAGATGAGTTACCGTCAGAGCGTATTACCGATGAATTAAAAAAACTTCTCCTCTCCGATAAGCCTTCACTTGGCTTCGAAATGCTTAAGACCACAGGCGTTATTGATCGTTATCATCCTGAACTCGCCAAACTTAAAGAGACTCCCCAAGAACCTGAGTGGCATCCAGAAGGTGACGTATGGATTCACACAATGATGGTTATTGATCAAGCGGCGCTACTGTCTACACGTGACAATCTTACGCCGTCACAAAAACTCCAGTGTGTTCTTGGTGCGCTTTGTCATGACCTTGGCAAGGCATTGACCACCGCTCCGCAAGAAAAAGATGGCATCATACGCATGCGATCACTCGGTCACGAAAAAGCCGGCGTCGAACCAACACGAACATTATTAAGCCGTTTTACTTTTGGTGAAGACGTAAATCTTTTTTGCGAATATGTCGCGCACTATCACTTACAACCAACCGCGCTTTTTCGTGAATGGGAAAAAGGCAATCTTTCAGAAGGCGGATATGAAAATGCCGTTCGTAAATTTTTAAAAAAGATTTTACCTTATGACTGGAAAATCTTTTTACTTTGTTGTGAGGCCGACTATCGTGGACGAACATTGCCAGATATAGAAAATGATCCGTTTGAAATTGGTAAAAAATTTTATGATACCGTCCAAACATTTAACCTCGATGCTGCTGCTAAAACACTTCTTGTCACCGGCGAGGAGCTGATTCAACTTGGTGTACAACCAGGTAAACACTTAGGTAATTTACTACGCACCGTTGAGAATGAACGTGATAGCGGACGCATTAAAACAAAAGAAGAAGCGCTCGCGTTTCTTCAACAAGAAGGCTTATTATGA
- a CDS encoding F0F1 ATP synthase subunit delta, which translates to MISQRVRDELFTFLTEDFNIFLNTVDASFFASSPRRRQQALDLFTEKHSTAIKITVKLFITGSYHELSTRLYRLAKAFGKPKLLIIQSAATPSTEQRDGMIHALTEKYPKAIIQQRVSPELYGGMRLFLDGTLLDETWNGTLGKLMQSIQQRLYVS; encoded by the coding sequence ATGATCTCGCAACGTGTTCGTGATGAACTCTTCACCTTTTTAACAGAAGACTTCAACATTTTTCTCAATACGGTTGATGCATCATTCTTCGCAAGCTCACCTCGTCGTCGTCAACAAGCACTTGATCTTTTTACCGAAAAACACTCAACGGCTATTAAGATTACGGTAAAACTTTTTATCACCGGCAGCTATCACGAATTAAGTACAAGACTTTATCGTTTAGCAAAAGCCTTTGGTAAGCCAAAACTCCTTATCATTCAAAGTGCGGCAACGCCTTCGACAGAACAGCGTGACGGCATGATTCATGCCCTTACAGAAAAATATCCGAAAGCGATTATTCAACAGCGTGTATCACCAGAACTGTATGGCGGTATGCGACTCTTCTTAGACGGTACGCTTTTGGATGAAACGTGGAACGGTACCCTAGGTAAACTGATGCAATCGATTCAACAACGTCTCTATGTCTCGTAA
- a CDS encoding F0F1 ATP synthase subunit alpha: MSRNSLQSLITAIDQSLSQDKRESTPVQSGLIRSTKDGIIEIIALPGLSLGEVLQIEEADAKALVMNIEADGGLAVVLNNSQRVKEGQAIKQTGSTLSIPVGDEMLGRVVDSLGQAIDEGKPISTKHLRPIEQIAPDVMSRSPVETPVQTGILAIDALIPVGRGQRELIIGDRQTGKTTIAIDTIINQKDQNMICVYVAIGQRDSKTAEVVRTLREHGALDYTVVVSSSASSPAIMQFLSPYSGCAIAEHFLHQGKDVLIVYDDLSKHAVAYRELSLLLRTPPGREAYPGDVFYLHSRLLERAVKLDEKLGGGSITALPIVETQAGDVSAYIPTNVISITDGQIFLDTTLFYRGIRPAINVGISVSRVGSAAQTNIMKKTSGTTKLDLAQFNELAAFSQFASELDDATKKQLTRGQRTVEALKQKAHKPLSLWKEVATLWAAKEGALDNVEPQEVRKFIELFLIHLETHEAELVKTIQEGQKLTDEVADALKGAIKRFFQAN, from the coding sequence ATGTCTCGTAACTCTCTACAATCCCTTATCACCGCTATCGATCAATCGCTTTCGCAAGACAAGCGTGAATCGACACCAGTACAAAGCGGGCTCATCCGTTCTACCAAGGACGGCATTATTGAAATAATCGCTTTGCCAGGCTTATCCCTCGGCGAAGTGCTTCAGATTGAAGAAGCTGATGCGAAAGCATTGGTGATGAATATCGAAGCTGATGGCGGTCTTGCCGTGGTCTTAAACAATAGCCAGCGCGTAAAAGAAGGTCAGGCCATTAAACAAACGGGCTCAACACTTTCTATCCCTGTTGGTGATGAAATGCTCGGCCGCGTTGTTGACTCTCTTGGTCAAGCAATCGATGAAGGCAAGCCTATTTCTACCAAACATCTTCGTCCTATCGAGCAAATTGCTCCAGACGTAATGTCTCGTTCTCCTGTTGAGACACCTGTGCAAACAGGCATCTTAGCGATTGATGCGCTTATCCCTGTTGGTCGTGGTCAGCGCGAGTTGATTATCGGTGATCGTCAGACGGGTAAAACAACCATTGCTATTGATACCATCATCAACCAAAAAGATCAGAACATGATTTGTGTGTACGTTGCCATTGGTCAACGTGATAGCAAAACGGCTGAAGTTGTTCGTACGCTTCGTGAACACGGCGCACTCGACTATACGGTAGTTGTGTCTTCAAGCGCATCGTCTCCGGCGATTATGCAATTCTTGTCACCATATTCTGGCTGTGCAATTGCTGAACATTTCTTACATCAAGGCAAAGACGTGCTTATTGTCTACGATGATCTCTCAAAACATGCTGTTGCTTATCGTGAATTGTCACTCTTGCTTCGTACGCCACCTGGTCGTGAAGCCTATCCTGGTGATGTCTTCTACTTGCACTCACGTCTCTTAGAACGCGCCGTCAAGCTTGATGAAAAACTTGGCGGAGGCTCAATCACCGCTCTTCCAATTGTCGAAACGCAGGCTGGAGATGTCTCGGCATATATTCCAACAAATGTGATCTCGATTACTGATGGTCAAATCTTCTTGGATACGACCTTGTTCTATCGTGGTATTCGTCCTGCTATTAACGTCGGTATCTCGGTCTCACGTGTTGGTTCTGCGGCACAGACCAATATCATGAAGAAAACATCGGGTACAACGAAACTTGATCTTGCACAATTTAATGAGTTGGCTGCCTTCTCACAATTTGCGAGTGAGCTCGATGACGCAACCAAAAAGCAACTCACCCGCGGACAACGCACGGTAGAAGCGCTTAAACAAAAAGCCCATAAGCCTCTCTCGCTTTGGAAAGAAGTCGCAACCCTCTGGGCAGCAAAAGAAGGCGCGCTCGACAATGTAGAGCCACAAGAAGTACGTAAATTTATTGAACTCTTCTTGATCCATCTTGAAACGCACGAAGCAGAACTCGTAAAAACCATTCAAGAAGGACAAAAGTTAACGGACGAAGTTGCTGATGCGCTCAAAGGAGCTATCAAACGCTTCTTCCAAGCAAACTAG
- a CDS encoding ATP synthase F0 subunit B: MEALQKLGIDGASILFYLVNYGVLFFILNKFVIRPLTKTMDERSNQIRTNLQEAEQLRIDFQTEMARKTAEASDRDQQLNHDLTAIRENAEKQAQHLLKEAEKQREQLLAKTNEDIAGMKDRLLSDIERDLLGRIESIVRHVLDETRTDEKTVQSSVKNAWDKLKQSSKL, translated from the coding sequence ATGGAAGCTTTGCAAAAACTCGGCATTGATGGCGCCAGCATTCTTTTCTACTTGGTGAACTATGGTGTTTTGTTTTTTATCTTAAACAAATTCGTCATACGTCCGCTCACGAAGACAATGGATGAGCGCAGCAATCAAATCCGCACAAACCTTCAAGAAGCTGAGCAGCTACGCATCGACTTTCAAACAGAGATGGCGCGTAAGACTGCCGAAGCAAGTGATCGTGATCAACAATTAAATCACGACCTCACAGCAATTCGTGAAAACGCTGAAAAACAAGCACAGCATTTGTTGAAAGAGGCGGAAAAACAACGCGAACAACTCCTCGCGAAAACAAATGAGGATATTGCCGGGATGAAAGATCGTCTTTTATCTGACATCGAGCGTGATCTTCTTGGTCGCATCGAAAGCATTGTTCGCCACGTGCTTGATGAGACACGCACGGACGAAAAAACCGTACAATCGAGCGTAAAGAATGCTTGGGACAAACTCAAACAATCTTCGAAGCTATGA
- a CDS encoding sigma-70 family RNA polymerase sigma factor → MSNTRSPNVGVDEQQLLMRAKSNPQAIGEIYDLYADKLYGFLLRRCGHQETAEDLVSKVFIKFIEQVPHLEWRGISIGAYLYRAATNTLTDHWRKTNNREQYVFDGEDGWELPSEITSPSWHAEISIEKEKLLELIKDLSPRDQQVLDLRFYAGLEPDEIAEVLDISSNHASVLAYRALGRLRDRYITRYATTT, encoded by the coding sequence ATGAGTAATACACGATCACCCAATGTGGGTGTCGACGAGCAACAGCTCCTTATGCGGGCCAAATCCAATCCACAAGCCATTGGTGAGATTTATGATCTATACGCTGACAAGTTGTATGGTTTCTTATTGCGCCGTTGTGGGCATCAAGAGACCGCAGAAGATCTGGTTTCGAAAGTCTTTATTAAGTTTATCGAACAGGTTCCTCACTTAGAGTGGAGAGGTATCTCAATAGGCGCCTATCTCTATCGAGCAGCAACAAATACGCTCACAGATCATTGGCGCAAAACAAATAATCGTGAACAGTACGTCTTTGATGGTGAGGACGGCTGGGAGCTCCCATCCGAAATCACCTCGCCTTCATGGCATGCCGAGATCTCTATAGAGAAAGAAAAGCTACTCGAACTGATAAAGGATTTATCACCACGAGATCAGCAAGTGCTAGACCTTCGTTTTTACGCCGGTTTAGAACCGGATGAAATAGCGGAAGTGCTCGACATTTCATCCAATCATGCCTCGGTGCTGGCTTACCGCGCCCTAGGTCGGTTACGAGACCGTTATATAACACGATATGCAACAACAACCTGA
- a CDS encoding F0F1 ATP synthase subunit beta, whose product MKQATGTVVRAVGVVVDVAFTDAIPNIYSAVTTQINGETCILEVQSHVGDNIVRCVAMSSTDGIKAGQEVTDTGAPIQTPVGEAVLGRVLNVTGQIIDGGKPLPAKTETRSIHAKPPTFAEQRGSVELFETGIKVVDLLVPFIKGGKTALFGGAGVGKTVIMQELIHNVAMSYGGYSVFAGVGERSREGNDLIREMKESGVIDKVSMVFGQMNEPPGARLRVGFTGLTIAENFRDQGKDILLFVDNIFRFTQAGAEVSALLGRLPSAVGYQPTLATEMAALQERITTTRKGSITSVQAVYVPADDLTDPAPATTFAHLDATITLSRKQASMGLYPAVDPLDSSSTALTEAIVGKDHYDVANRVQRTLQRYKELQDVISILGMDELSEEDKLTVYRARKIQKFLTQNFHVAEQFTGTPGQFVKREDTVKGFGTILNGDCDHIAEQHFYMAGTIEEVYERHAADTSNA is encoded by the coding sequence ATGAAACAAGCAACAGGAACCGTCGTTCGCGCCGTGGGCGTGGTCGTCGATGTCGCCTTTACGGACGCCATCCCGAACATCTACTCCGCCGTCACGACGCAAATCAATGGAGAGACTTGCATCCTCGAAGTCCAATCACATGTCGGCGATAATATCGTTCGCTGTGTTGCCATGTCTTCAACGGATGGCATCAAAGCAGGTCAAGAAGTTACTGATACCGGTGCCCCAATCCAAACACCAGTTGGTGAAGCGGTCTTGGGTCGCGTGCTCAACGTAACAGGTCAAATCATCGATGGCGGTAAACCATTACCAGCAAAAACAGAAACACGTTCAATCCATGCAAAGCCTCCAACGTTTGCAGAACAACGTGGTAGCGTCGAGCTTTTTGAGACTGGCATTAAGGTTGTTGATTTACTCGTCCCATTTATTAAGGGTGGTAAGACAGCGCTTTTTGGTGGTGCTGGTGTTGGTAAAACCGTTATCATGCAAGAGCTGATTCACAATGTTGCCATGTCCTATGGTGGCTACTCAGTATTTGCAGGTGTCGGTGAGCGTTCACGCGAAGGCAATGATCTTATTCGTGAAATGAAAGAATCTGGTGTTATCGACAAAGTCTCTATGGTCTTTGGCCAAATGAACGAACCGCCAGGTGCACGTTTACGCGTTGGTTTTACAGGTCTTACGATCGCTGAAAACTTTCGCGACCAAGGCAAAGACATCTTGCTCTTCGTAGATAATATCTTCCGCTTTACGCAAGCTGGTGCTGAGGTTTCTGCCCTTCTTGGTCGTTTGCCATCTGCGGTAGGCTATCAACCAACACTCGCTACTGAGATGGCGGCTCTTCAGGAGCGTATTACAACAACTCGTAAGGGCTCCATTACTTCGGTGCAGGCGGTGTATGTGCCAGCGGATGATTTGACTGACCCTGCTCCTGCAACAACTTTTGCCCACTTGGATGCAACGATTACGCTTTCGCGTAAGCAAGCTTCGATGGGTCTTTATCCTGCTGTTGATCCGCTTGATTCAAGCTCAACAGCTCTTACCGAGGCTATCGTTGGCAAAGATCATTATGACGTTGCTAACCGCGTACAACGCACTCTTCAACGCTATAAAGAACTTCAAGATGTGATCTCGATTCTTGGTATGGATGAACTTTCAGAAGAAGATAAGCTCACCGTTTATCGCGCACGTAAGATTCAGAAATTCTTAACACAAAACTTTCACGTTGCAGAACAGTTTACCGGCACTCCTGGTCAATTTGTAAAACGTGAAGACACCGTGAAGGGCTTTGGCACTATTTTAAATGGTGACTGTGATCATATCGCAGAACAGCATTTCTATATGGCGGGCACGATCGAAGAAGTTTATGAACGACATGCAGCTGATACTTCGAACGCCTAA
- a CDS encoding cytochrome c biogenesis protein CcdA, with translation MLEAFIAFAAGIVTIASPCTLPLLPIVFGIAANGKHPHRPYAIVGGFVSTKVISILAIATLGSFLGISSGTWRTVAALFFGFFGILSLLPTLGALVFNRLKLAFAKASPNDLISKTDLGSAFFAGGALALVWAPCAGPALGSIAVLIASSQSIVRGAFLLTIFALGVGVPMLLIAKSGAKASEKLAQVMKSIPWIQRVFGLLLILVAFVIFTHADIVFQNWILEHAPDWYASGNWRL, from the coding sequence ATGCTAGAAGCGTTCATTGCCTTTGCGGCAGGCATCGTAACAATAGCAAGTCCTTGTACCTTGCCACTTTTACCGATTGTTTTTGGCATTGCAGCAAATGGTAAACACCCTCATCGACCCTATGCGATCGTTGGCGGTTTTGTGAGCACAAAAGTCATTTCAATACTTGCTATTGCAACGCTTGGATCGTTTTTAGGCATCTCATCTGGCACATGGCGTACAGTTGCGGCTCTCTTTTTTGGCTTTTTTGGTATTCTTTCACTTTTACCAACTCTGGGTGCACTCGTGTTTAATAGACTGAAGCTTGCCTTCGCAAAAGCAAGTCCAAACGACCTCATTAGCAAAACAGATCTTGGTAGCGCCTTTTTCGCTGGTGGTGCTCTCGCACTTGTTTGGGCACCATGCGCTGGGCCTGCGCTTGGCTCTATCGCTGTTCTTATCGCTTCAAGTCAAAGCATCGTACGTGGCGCATTTCTCTTAACGATTTTTGCTCTTGGCGTCGGTGTACCAATGCTCCTTATTGCAAAAAGCGGAGCAAAAGCATCAGAAAAACTCGCGCAAGTCATGAAGAGCATCCCGTGGATTCAACGCGTATTTGGTCTACTCCTTATTTTGGTTGCTTTTGTTATCTTTACCCATGCTGACATCGTCTTTCAAAACTGGATCTTAGAACATGCACCAGATTGGTATGCTTCTGGCAATTGGAGACTCTAA
- the hflX gene encoding GTPase HflX: protein MKTTRVPRAILIDVIPPSMDVIAAERRLTELTSLLNTFGGILVVKMIQRRQTPDYKTYVGTGKVDELIELAKAEKAELLVVNNLLKPGQVYNLQERFRKAKSTAAVWDRVDLILKIFDKHATTAEAKLQIKLAALKHMGPRIYGMGFEMMQQKGGTSTRGGQGETNTELMKRHVFKEEQHARKELEKIAISRAGHRARRERLGLKTVSVIGYTNAGKSSLTNALTQKGAYVANALFATLDTRVGKIWYPSEDGAGKGKELLVSDTIGFIQDLPPELIDAFRSTLDETVDADLLLHVIDVADEHVHEKIAEVEAILEQLKVHEIPKIYVFNKIDLLKKIPKIALKKQYKEYTPLFVSSKTGEGLDALKTLLQKKLLAD from the coding sequence ATGAAGACCACTCGAGTACCAAGAGCTATACTCATTGATGTGATTCCTCCTTCTATGGATGTGATTGCAGCTGAGCGCCGACTTACTGAACTCACATCGTTACTCAATACGTTTGGTGGTATTTTGGTCGTTAAAATGATTCAACGTCGGCAAACACCTGATTACAAAACCTATGTTGGAACCGGCAAAGTGGATGAACTTATTGAACTAGCAAAAGCAGAAAAAGCAGAACTTCTTGTCGTGAACAACCTTCTAAAACCAGGACAAGTCTATAATCTGCAAGAGCGTTTTCGCAAAGCAAAATCTACTGCCGCTGTATGGGATCGTGTTGATCTGATTTTAAAGATCTTTGATAAGCATGCGACCACCGCAGAAGCAAAGCTCCAAATCAAGCTCGCGGCACTCAAACATATGGGTCCGCGCATTTACGGGATGGGTTTTGAAATGATGCAACAAAAAGGTGGTACCTCAACGCGTGGTGGACAAGGTGAAACAAACACTGAGCTCATGAAGCGCCATGTGTTTAAAGAAGAACAACACGCACGCAAAGAATTAGAAAAAATCGCCATCTCGAGAGCAGGGCATCGCGCACGAAGAGAACGTTTAGGTCTAAAAACGGTATCTGTTATTGGTTATACCAATGCCGGTAAGTCCTCACTCACAAATGCTCTTACGCAAAAAGGCGCTTATGTAGCTAATGCGCTTTTTGCTACGTTAGATACACGCGTAGGAAAGATTTGGTATCCAAGCGAAGATGGAGCCGGCAAAGGCAAAGAGCTGCTTGTTTCAGATACCATTGGCTTTATACAAGATCTCCCACCAGAGCTTATTGATGCCTTTCGATCTACACTTGATGAGACGGTTGATGCGGATCTCTTGCTCCATGTTATTGATGTGGCTGATGAACATGTCCACGAAAAAATTGCCGAGGTTGAGGCCATTTTAGAACAACTCAAGGTTCATGAGATTCCTAAGATCTACGTCTTTAACAAAATCGATCTTCTTAAAAAGATTCCAAAGATAGCATTAAAAAAACAGTATAAAGAATATACCCCTCTCTTTGTCTCGTCTAAAACAGGCGAGGGACTTGATGCGTTAAAAACACTATTACAAAAAAAGCTTCTTGCTGATTGA
- the atpE gene encoding ATP synthase F0 subunit C codes for MDIVSAKVIAAGICMGLGAIGPAIGEGMVASKAMEAIGRNPAVGDKIIPNMIVAMAITESTGIYALVISLIILFAV; via the coding sequence ATGGACATCGTATCCGCTAAAGTTATCGCTGCAGGTATTTGTATGGGTCTTGGTGCTATTGGTCCTGCTATTGGTGAAGGTATGGTTGCATCAAAGGCTATGGAAGCTATTGGTCGTAACCCAGCAGTAGGTGACAAGATCATCCCAAACATGATCGTTGCTATGGCTATTACCGAATCAACCGGTATTTACGCTTTGGTTATTTCATTGATCATTCTTTTCGCCGTCTAA